A single genomic interval of Gloeocapsa sp. DLM2.Bin57 harbors:
- a CDS encoding D-alanine--D-alanine ligase, with protein MSKLTLGLLFGGCSGEHEVSIISAKAIAQVLTSSPKYQLLPFYIQKNGLWRDPHISQGVLETGKPLEEEKSGSLWQFPEEVTTVDVWFPILHGPNGEDGTIQGLLTLMQVPFVGSGVLASALGMDKIAMKMAFAQAGLPQVQYVSVSREEVWSNPCVFPKLCDEIEATLAYPCFVKPANLGSSVGISKVRNRRELETALDEAASFDSRIIIEAGVQAREVECAVLEMEQPRASIIGEISYDSDFYDYETKYTDGKANLVIPAVIPDKVAKQIQEMSITAFKAINAKGLARVDFFYLESTKSVLINEINTLPGFTALSMYPLLWRETGVSFSQLVDNLIQQALKK; from the coding sequence TTGAGTAAACTAACCCTAGGGCTATTATTTGGGGGTTGTTCAGGAGAACACGAAGTGTCGATTATCTCCGCTAAGGCGATCGCCCAAGTTTTAACGAGTTCCCCTAAATACCAATTATTACCCTTTTACATTCAAAAAAATGGTCTTTGGCGAGATCCTCACATCTCCCAAGGAGTTTTAGAAACTGGTAAACCCCTAGAAGAAGAAAAATCAGGTTCACTCTGGCAATTTCCCGAAGAGGTAACTACTGTTGATGTGTGGTTTCCCATACTCCATGGACCTAACGGCGAAGACGGTACAATTCAGGGATTATTAACCCTGATGCAAGTTCCCTTTGTGGGTAGTGGTGTCTTAGCTTCAGCATTGGGTATGGATAAAATTGCTATGAAAATGGCATTTGCTCAAGCAGGTTTACCACAAGTACAATACGTTAGTGTTTCTAGAGAGGAAGTTTGGTCTAATCCCTGTGTTTTTCCGAAACTTTGTGACGAAATAGAGGCTACTCTTGCTTATCCTTGTTTTGTCAAACCCGCCAATTTGGGTTCTTCTGTAGGAATTAGTAAAGTAAGAAATCGTCGGGAATTAGAAACAGCTTTAGATGAAGCGGCTAGTTTTGATTCTCGGATTATCATTGAAGCAGGTGTTCAAGCTAGAGAGGTGGAATGTGCAGTTTTAGAGATGGAACAACCCCGAGCCTCTATAATAGGAGAGATAAGCTATGATAGCGATTTCTACGACTACGAAACTAAGTACACCGACGGGAAAGCTAATTTAGTTATTCCCGCGGTTATCCCTGACAAGGTAGCCAAACAAATACAGGAAATGTCTATCACTGCTTTTAAAGCGATTAATGCTAAAGGTTTAGCTAGAGTAGATTTCTTTTATTTAGAATCAACTAAATCCGTTTTAATCAATGAAATCAATACTCTTCCAGGGTTTACCGCTTTGAGTATGTATCCCTTACTCTGGAGAGAAACGGGAGTATCTTTTTCTCAATTAGTGGATAATCTGATTCAACAAGCTTTGAAGAAATAG
- a CDS encoding pirin family protein: protein MIITRKAEDRGSFNYEWLQTRHSFSFGNYYDPKYTGFRSLRVINEDMIAPGKGFATHGHQDMEIITYVLDGALEHKDSIGNGSIILPGELQRMSAGTGILHSEFNHSETESVHLLQIWLIPKQKGLSPSYEQKSVNLGGNPGKFHLLASQEGGETVLKINQDVTIHGAILNPTNKLSYSLAPQRYAWLQVARGEVVVNGIPLVNGDGLAISEITDLTITSPQGGEILLFDLA from the coding sequence ATGATCATCACACGTAAAGCTGAAGACAGAGGTAGTTTTAATTACGAATGGTTACAGACCAGGCACTCTTTCTCTTTTGGTAATTACTATGACCCTAAATACACGGGTTTTAGAAGTTTAAGAGTGATTAATGAAGATATGATAGCACCTGGTAAAGGTTTTGCCACTCATGGACATCAAGACATGGAAATTATTACTTATGTACTTGATGGAGCCTTAGAACATAAAGATAGCATCGGTAATGGTTCGATTATTTTACCAGGAGAATTGCAGCGCATGAGCGCGGGTACAGGTATTTTACACAGTGAGTTTAATCATTCTGAGACTGAATCTGTACATTTATTACAAATTTGGCTTATCCCCAAACAAAAAGGATTAAGTCCTAGTTATGAACAAAAAAGCGTTAACTTAGGGGGAAATCCTGGTAAGTTTCACCTTTTAGCTAGTCAGGAGGGAGGAGAAACAGTACTGAAGATTAATCAAGACGTCACTATTCATGGCGCAATCTTAAACCCGACAAATAAGCTGTCCTATAGTTTAGCTCCACAACGTTACGCTTGGTTACAAGTAGCTAGAGGAGAAGTAGTAGTTAATGGAATTCCCCTAGTTAATGGTGATGGTTTAGCAATAAGCGAGATAACAGATTTAACAATAACATCTCCCCAAGGAGGAGAAATTCTCTTATTTGATTTAGCTTAA